From Methanofollis sp., the proteins below share one genomic window:
- a CDS encoding tRNA (guanine(10)-N(2))-dimethyltransferase — protein sequence MEKVPVTEGRTTFFAPVQDENAAFPPGSAPIFYNRRMEANRDATVLYLSVVQPSDYLDAMGAMGARGLRVAHEVGIPVTVNDISPAAAAEIRENADRVGGEIEVTCLDANALMSTRRFDAVDLDPFGTPAPFTDAACRSAKRFLCVTATDTAPLCGAHLKAGMRRYFARPMNTEYHREVGLRILLGFVAREMVKYDRGITPIFCFAHEHFVRLNLRVWGRVRNADQTMERIGYVMQCPHCLYREEQAGMLPEAATCPSCGAVLRPVGPLWLGAVNDPATLAAMIERLPTMGLGTETYLSRLLPLLAEELPTASFYDYHRVAQGLRASPPAIDVVINRLRDAGYQATRTHYEGTGIRTDAPLALLEEAITRRE from the coding sequence ATGGAGAAGGTTCCGGTCACCGAGGGGAGGACCACGTTTTTTGCGCCGGTTCAGGATGAAAATGCCGCTTTCCCACCGGGTTCGGCCCCGATCTTTTATAACCGGAGGATGGAGGCGAACAGGGACGCAACGGTGCTCTATCTCTCGGTGGTGCAGCCCTCAGACTACCTCGACGCCATGGGGGCGATGGGCGCGCGTGGCCTGCGTGTCGCCCACGAGGTCGGCATTCCGGTGACGGTCAACGACATCAGCCCCGCGGCTGCGGCCGAGATCCGGGAGAATGCCGACAGGGTCGGCGGGGAGATCGAGGTGACCTGCCTGGACGCCAACGCCCTGATGAGCACCAGGAGGTTCGACGCCGTGGACCTCGACCCCTTCGGCACGCCCGCCCCCTTCACCGACGCCGCCTGCCGGAGCGCAAAACGTTTCCTCTGCGTGACCGCGACCGACACCGCCCCCCTCTGCGGGGCCCACCTGAAGGCCGGCATGCGCCGGTACTTCGCGCGGCCCATGAACACCGAGTATCACCGCGAGGTGGGGCTGCGCATCCTCCTCGGCTTTGTGGCGCGGGAGATGGTGAAGTACGACCGGGGCATCACACCCATCTTCTGCTTCGCACACGAGCACTTCGTCCGCCTCAACCTGCGGGTCTGGGGGCGGGTGCGAAATGCCGACCAGACCATGGAGCGGATCGGCTACGTGATGCAGTGCCCTCACTGCTTGTACCGCGAGGAGCAGGCAGGCATGCTCCCTGAGGCGGCGACCTGCCCCTCCTGCGGGGCCGTCCTGCGACCGGTCGGTCCCCTCTGGCTCGGCGCGGTGAACGACCCCGCCACCCTCGCGGCGATGATCGAGCGCCTGCCGACGATGGGCCTCGGGACAGAGACCTACCTCTCCCGCCTCCTCCCTCTCCTCGCGGAGGAACTCCCGACCGCGAGTTTCTACGACTACCACCGGGTCGCCCAGGGACTGCGGGCCTCGCCGCCCGCGATCGACGTCGTGATCAACCGCCTGCGGGACGCGGGCTACCAGGCGACGCGGACCCACTACGAGGGCACAGGAATCAGGACGGACGCACCCCTGGCCCTGCTTGAAGAGGCGATCACGCGACGGGAGTAA